A genomic segment from Lutzomyia longipalpis isolate SR_M1_2022 chromosome 3, ASM2433408v1 encodes:
- the LOC129794182 gene encoding uncharacterized protein LOC129794182, with translation MASIGAVFLCMVLFIFIATVSSAPVPADHAKIRIHVPVKHHTHFITKTLVKKILVPVKEPKKKHHSHRHYQEDDEDDWLDREDRGSRGGYHYPSPKKKKFHPFI, from the exons ATGGCATCCATTGGTGCT GTGTTTCTGTGTATGGTGCTCTTCATCTTTATTGCTACTGTGTCTAGTGCCCCAGTTCCTGCCGATCACGCCAA AATTCGCATTCATGTTCCCGTGAAGCATCACACACACTTCATCACGAAGACacttgtgaagaaaattctggTCCCGGTGAAGGAACCAAAGAAGAAGCATCACAGTCACAGGCACTACCAGGAAGATGATGAAGATGACTGGCTCGATCGTGAAGATCGAGGATCACGAGGAGGCTACCACTACCCAAGtccaaagaagaagaagttccATCctttcatctaa
- the LOC129794092 gene encoding uncharacterized protein LOC129794092 — translation MAPKDDLYTLIDTALSLNNIVDYKSLHSLLYKIVDLLGNEQSTQRSHKRADSFAQETSFAEERSIAEEHSISGGKSVVEEKSIAKEKSFAEEKSIAEEHSISTNKSLNLTEYRQNLELLEKRISILETRLTLKESLSPNIPKHSIQSLYYSMNSSDDSDPSKEVSLKAFEAINQSDLHSPWKSDMDKDSTDIDLMQTSTPANSRTEIKSFRSSESTERRSVVYSMIKDLISDSTSPELMNQSSNNQRLEALERRMNDAEIKYIGLQEKLAKINSSKGDLLEGSSVEASESFMHEGTEEVKIKLNDLEINYKNLQEKLAVTDSIQEKLQEKLSVGAFENILHECRDAARKMDDRGRNERIAFNAKVEDFSQKLATLDATMMDQIDHLKNLLADQLLQLEGRIRRMKKIFEDQDPCYAAGGKNKALGDLACISCNRYVTMRLNEQQCLSTVLGKPLTRTTQGCPETKKFEKKTSDNFREGEKRLAGGKHTIISSSDRQAHMSMRSEGAINSNAMRLICIDTQTPSNYGTQRILGGIITGVLASKNQ, via the exons ATGGCACCAAAAGATGATCTTTACACCTTGATTGATACGGCGCTCAGTCTCAATAATATTGTGGATTACAAATCGCTGCACAGTTTGCTTTACAAAATTGTCGATCTTTTGGGGAATGAACAATCAACTCAAAGGAGTCACAAAAGGGCGGATTCATTTGCTCAAGAAACATCATTTGCTGAAGAAAGATCAATAGCTGAAGAACATTCAATTTCTGGAGGAAAATCAGTTGtcgaagaaaaatcaattgctaaagaaaaatcatttgctgaagaaaaatcaattgctGAAGAACATTCAATTTCCACAAATAAAAGCCTCAATCTGACGGAATATAGACAGAACTTGGAATTATTAGAAAAGAGAATAAGTATCTTGGAGACGAGATTAACATTAAAAGAATCATTGTCTCCCAACATTCCAAAGCATTCAATTCAATCCCTCTACTACTCTATGAATTCCTCCGATGATAGTGATCCCTCAAAGGAAGTAAGTTTGAAGGCATTTGAAGCAATTAATCAATCTGATTTGCATTCTCCATGGAAGTCAGATATGGACAAAGACAGCACGGATATTGATTTGATGCAAACGAGTACTCCAGCTAACTCCCGCACTGAAATTAAAAGCTTCCGGTCATCTGAGTCAACTGAAAGGCGATCTGTGGTGTATTCAATGATAAAGGATTTAATATCTGATAGCACTTCACCTGAATTGATGAATCAAAGCAGTAACAATCAACGTCTAGAAGCTCTGGAAAGAAGAATGAATGATGCTGAAATTAAGTACATCGGTTTGCAggagaaattggcaaaaataaattcctcaaaagGTGATTTGCTTGAAGGATCATCGGTTGAAGCTTCTGAAAGTTTCATGCATGAGGGCACAgaagaagtgaaaataaaGCTGAATgatttggaaattaattacaaaaatctCCAGGAGAAATTAGCAGTAACAGATTCAATTCAAGAAAAACTGCAGGAGAAATTATCAGTGGGTGCATTTGAAAATATCCTTCATGAATGCAGGGATGCCGCGAGAAAAATGGATGATAGAGGACGAAATGAGAGAATTGCTTTCAATGCAAAAGTAGAAGATTTTTCGCAAAAACTTGCTACACTTGATGCAACAATGATGGATCAAATAGATCATCTGAAGAATCTCTTAGCTGATCAACTTCTACAGCTTGAGGGAAGAATTCGAAGAATGAAGAAGATTTTCGAAGATCAAG aTCCCTGTTATGCAGCtggtggaaaaaataaagCCTTGGGAGACTTAGCGTGCATCTCATGCAATAGGTACGTCACAATGCGCCTTAATGAACAACAATGCCTCAGCACAGTTCTAGGTAAGCCCCTAACAAGAACAACGCAAGGATGCCCGGAGACAAAgaaatttgagaagaaaacttCAGATAATTTTCGTGAAGGTGAAAAGCGTTTAGCTGGTGGAAAACACACGATAATTTCCTCATCGGATAGACAAGCACATATGAGTATGCGAAGTGAGGGGGCTATAAATTCGAATGCAATGCGTTTAATTTGTATTGACACACAGACTCCTTCTAATTATGGTACACAGAGAATTCTGGGTGGGATTATAACAGGTGTTTTGGCCtcgaaaaatcaataa